The following proteins are co-located in the Pedobacter sp. FW305-3-2-15-E-R2A2 genome:
- a CDS encoding DUF5686 family protein, with product MKYFTSLFFFFIISGVRAQSVQIKGKIIDQSTGLPLSHINIGFSNANVKSRSDADGKYTISTNAKVKEVSYSGVGYKKQVRTIGKSEIQEFNISMEPLTQDLSEVSVVAAKQPRYRNKNNPAVELIRKVMEHKERNSSKFHKEVVFEQYEKLNMSLSISSEKAKKSSLLKKLPFLIKNSDSLRKPGKHLIPVFMQEKLSRYKHSGQGQDSILVLGEKQSRIDQYIDEDGINEYLEKVYQRADLYDHDIGMGNQRFLSPIADMAPQFYKYFILDTLKDIAPWQLKVMVSPKNKQDVLFMGYLYVSLDGHYAVQRATLSVNNQINLNWVRDLQITLDYRQDSSGHYHLGKSVMSMDLGIFKEGTSVFGERTIMINDFVFGPQALQKKIGPNVIADRKINHQPEDFWEKARHERLSLTEQMAYTNIDSLKSSKPFKRKMAVAALLLSGYLTKGPVEIGPFNSFFSFNPVEGARFRFGGRTTDEFSKKLVFDGHTAYGTKDQKWKYSLGAIYSLTDRSIYQFPVRSLTVRHSFETQIPGQELNFLEDDNFLLSFKRGVNDKWLYNRKWMAEYLHETEQHISLRLTYKNQALNPAGGLLFVPQTAIPSPAIRELRTSEFSAELRWAPHEKFYQGKRFRRPINNGHPVFTLRGSIGMKDFLAGDYNYQSLTLNVAKRFFFSQFGFSDVVLEGGAVFGKVPYPLLSIHRANQTYAYQLTSYNLMNFMEFMSDRYASLNLQHSFNGFFLNKVPLIKKLQWREVISVKVLTGSIGAGNDPAKNPQLYRFPFDEQQKPRSFAIGNVPYIEGSVGVSNVFKFLRVDFVKRFTHLNNPGVSPWGIRAKINVDF from the coding sequence ATGAAATATTTTACGTCGTTATTCTTCTTTTTTATCATTTCCGGGGTCCGCGCACAGTCTGTTCAAATAAAAGGAAAGATCATCGATCAGTCCACAGGGTTACCCTTATCTCATATCAATATTGGATTTTCAAATGCTAACGTTAAATCACGTAGTGATGCCGATGGAAAATATACCATCAGTACCAATGCAAAGGTTAAAGAGGTTAGTTACTCTGGCGTCGGCTATAAAAAGCAGGTCAGGACGATTGGTAAATCGGAGATTCAGGAGTTCAATATCAGCATGGAACCCCTCACACAAGACCTTTCTGAAGTCAGCGTGGTGGCTGCCAAACAACCCAGATACAGGAACAAAAATAATCCTGCTGTAGAGCTGATCCGAAAGGTTATGGAGCATAAGGAACGAAACAGTTCAAAGTTCCATAAAGAGGTGGTTTTCGAGCAATATGAAAAGCTGAACATGTCTTTGAGCATCAGCAGCGAGAAGGCTAAAAAGTCTTCACTGCTCAAAAAGCTTCCTTTTCTAATCAAAAACTCCGATTCATTAAGAAAACCGGGGAAACATTTGATTCCGGTATTCATGCAGGAAAAATTAAGCCGGTATAAACACTCAGGTCAGGGCCAGGATTCGATCTTGGTTCTTGGAGAGAAACAATCGAGGATAGACCAGTATATCGATGAGGATGGAATTAACGAATACCTGGAAAAAGTTTACCAGCGTGCAGACCTCTATGACCATGACATCGGTATGGGAAACCAACGTTTTCTAAGCCCTATCGCCGATATGGCACCTCAGTTTTATAAATATTTTATTCTGGATACCCTTAAAGATATTGCTCCATGGCAGCTTAAGGTGATGGTTTCCCCAAAGAATAAACAGGACGTCCTCTTTATGGGGTATTTATATGTGAGTCTGGATGGGCATTATGCGGTGCAAAGGGCTACACTTTCTGTAAATAACCAGATCAACCTCAATTGGGTGAGAGATTTGCAGATCACATTGGACTATCGTCAGGATTCTTCTGGTCATTACCACCTTGGAAAAAGCGTGATGAGTATGGACCTGGGGATATTTAAAGAAGGAACCAGTGTTTTTGGGGAAAGGACAATCATGATCAATGATTTTGTTTTTGGCCCGCAAGCTTTGCAGAAAAAGATAGGACCAAATGTGATTGCCGATCGGAAAATAAACCACCAACCTGAAGATTTCTGGGAAAAAGCAAGACATGAAAGGCTATCCTTAACAGAGCAGATGGCGTATACCAATATTGATAGCCTTAAAAGCTCAAAGCCCTTCAAACGAAAAATGGCGGTGGCCGCGCTTTTGCTATCTGGTTATCTGACCAAAGGACCAGTGGAGATCGGACCATTTAATTCCTTTTTTAGCTTTAACCCTGTAGAAGGGGCAAGGTTTCGCTTTGGTGGACGTACGACTGATGAATTTAGTAAAAAACTGGTCTTTGATGGCCATACCGCCTATGGAACAAAAGATCAAAAATGGAAGTACAGCCTGGGTGCCATTTATTCATTAACAGACCGCTCCATCTATCAGTTCCCGGTCAGGTCTTTGACGGTAAGGCATAGCTTTGAAACGCAGATTCCAGGTCAGGAACTCAATTTCCTGGAAGATGATAATTTTCTGCTCTCTTTCAAAAGGGGAGTAAATGATAAATGGTTGTACAACAGAAAGTGGATGGCAGAATACCTGCACGAAACGGAGCAACACATTTCCCTGCGGTTAACCTATAAAAATCAGGCTTTAAACCCTGCAGGCGGACTTTTGTTTGTTCCGCAAACGGCGATTCCTTCCCCGGCGATCCGGGAACTCCGTACTTCAGAGTTCTCCGCCGAGCTACGCTGGGCACCTCATGAGAAGTTCTATCAGGGGAAAAGGTTCAGAAGGCCGATCAACAATGGTCATCCTGTATTTACTTTAAGAGGAAGCATTGGCATGAAAGACTTTTTAGCTGGAGATTATAATTATCAAAGCCTGACCTTGAACGTGGCCAAACGTTTCTTCTTTTCTCAGTTTGGATTCTCGGATGTGGTGTTGGAAGGAGGGGCTGTATTTGGCAAAGTCCCTTATCCTTTATTGAGCATCCACCGCGCCAACCAGACCTATGCTTACCAGCTGACTTCTTATAACCTGATGAATTTTATGGAATTCATGAGTGATCGTTATGCGAGCCTGAACCTGCAGCATTCATTTAATGGTTTTTTCCTGAATAAAGTACCCCTCATCAAAAAACTGCAATGGAGAGAGGTGATCTCGGTCAAAGTTTTAACCGGTAGTATCGGTGCTGGAAATGATCCGGCAAAGAACCCTCAGTTGTATCGCTTTCCTTTCGATGAGCAGCAAAAGCCACGCTCTTTTGCGATTGGAAACGTGCCTTATATAGAGGGAAGTGTGGGGGTTTCTAATGTGTTTAAATTTCTGAGGGTGGATTTTGTGAAACGCTTTACGCATTTGAATAATCCTGGCGTAAGTCCATGGGGAATTCGCGCAAAAATTAATGTAGACTTCTAA
- a CDS encoding DUF4249 family protein encodes MKLRTGLWTFGLLLLLMGCKKQEEPFPSPMYDLIVEGGINTYSKHQYIRLIKPVGFADEEASLNLKPISNAVLSVNDGVHDVPFTEIPGTGIYTAVMENNDNYFADYTLTIKYDHKEYKAVDRLIPVFPIDANYIPLSIKKAQTGGVRLTIPKHTFGTKNAQQWLILPEGKTWDPGKFNESYPYSYSHVYGTPNALHPLIQRARIVDSGINDNLVIYKYSISDDYSIYLYSVFQETDWKGLLSSVPGNVKGNISGNANGFFYAIDVEVQTKSIKELMGN; translated from the coding sequence ATGAAATTAAGAACCGGTTTATGGACGTTTGGTCTGCTTCTGTTATTAATGGGATGTAAAAAACAGGAAGAGCCTTTTCCATCTCCGATGTATGATCTGATCGTGGAAGGAGGAATCAATACGTATAGTAAACATCAGTATATCCGCCTGATTAAACCGGTGGGTTTTGCGGATGAAGAAGCCTCGCTAAACCTGAAGCCTATCAGTAATGCCGTGCTGAGTGTAAATGATGGTGTTCATGATGTTCCTTTCACTGAAATTCCGGGAACAGGGATTTATACCGCTGTTATGGAGAATAACGACAACTATTTTGCCGATTATACGCTAACCATTAAGTATGATCATAAAGAATATAAGGCGGTCGACAGGTTGATTCCGGTATTTCCTATCGATGCGAACTATATTCCACTCTCTATCAAAAAGGCGCAGACAGGAGGAGTCAGACTGACCATTCCCAAGCATACCTTTGGGACTAAAAATGCACAGCAATGGCTGATCTTACCGGAAGGAAAAACCTGGGATCCGGGAAAATTCAATGAGAGTTATCCTTATAGTTATTCTCATGTTTATGGTACACCTAATGCCTTACATCCATTAATTCAAAGAGCAAGAATTGTCGATTCCGGTATAAATGATAACCTGGTCATTTATAAGTATTCTATTTCGGACGACTATAGCATTTACCTGTATAGCGTGTTCCAGGAAACAGATTGGAAAGGCTTATTGTCTTCTGTCCCCGGAAATGTAAAAGGTAATATTTCCGGTAATGCAAACGGTTTCTTTTATGCCATCGATGTAGAGGTGCAAACAAAATCCATTAAAGAACTGATGGGAAATTAA